The proteins below are encoded in one region of Sphingobacterium sp. R2:
- the mreC gene encoding rod shape-determining protein MreC, translating to MRNLWLFLRRYNAFFWFILFFGFSLFLVITNNSFQRNSVLNSSNSIIGGLYAKVNSWKSYLHLDETNDALARENAQLRKDLQAYRSTDSVNIGPVPPIDSSEFGRYEFIIANVINNSIHQKANTITLDKGSKDGIERGMGVIAPNGVVGIVLNVSPHFSTVQSLLHPDTRISVTLGHTEVFGSLVWGNSMDYRAAMVKEIPNHIKVNKGDKVYTSGYSGHFPKGIFVGTVIQTGISSGDAFLDLRILLSTNFSNLQHVYVVKDLLNNELKTLEESTKDNG from the coding sequence ATGAGAAACCTTTGGTTATTCCTAAGACGATATAATGCATTCTTTTGGTTTATCCTCTTTTTTGGATTCTCTTTATTTTTGGTCATCACCAATAATTCCTTCCAACGTAATTCGGTCTTAAATTCTTCGAATAGTATCATCGGAGGCCTCTATGCGAAAGTCAATTCCTGGAAAAGCTACCTTCACCTCGATGAAACTAACGATGCGCTCGCAAGAGAAAATGCGCAGTTGAGAAAGGACTTGCAGGCCTATCGGTCAACGGACAGCGTCAACATCGGTCCTGTACCGCCTATTGATAGCAGCGAATTTGGGCGTTATGAATTTATTATTGCGAATGTCATCAACAACAGCATTCACCAAAAAGCAAATACAATTACACTCGATAAAGGTAGTAAAGATGGTATCGAGCGCGGAATGGGTGTGATCGCCCCCAATGGCGTAGTAGGTATTGTCTTAAATGTCTCACCTCATTTCTCGACGGTTCAATCCTTGTTGCATCCTGACACGAGAATATCGGTTACCCTCGGTCATACTGAAGTATTTGGTTCGTTGGTATGGGGAAATAGCATGGACTATCGCGCGGCAATGGTGAAGGAAATCCCAAATCACATTAAAGTCAACAAGGGAGACAAAGTATATACCTCGGGGTATTCGGGCCACTTTCCAAAAGGGATTTTTGTTGGGACTGTCATTCAGACGGGTATCTCCTCTGGAGATGCTTTTTTAGATCTTAGAATACTTTTAAGTACCAACTTCTCCAACTTACAGCATGTGTACGTTGTAAAAGACCTGTTAAATAACGAATTAAAAACACTAGAAGAATCGACAAAGGACAATGGCTAG
- a CDS encoding rod shape-determining protein MreD, whose translation MARILIFNIIRFIVLIGMQVFLFQNIGYYNLVAAFPYILFVFLLPTGTPNFLVYLIAFLTGLTVDSFYDTLGINTAACVALAAFRIFFMKITLEVEERESFFTPMLGFMNIRWFFSYIFFGTLIHHTFLYLLESFSFQHLQYTLLSIVLSCIFTVIIMLLFSILFYKKKDRL comes from the coding sequence ATGGCTAGGATTTTAATATTTAATATTATTCGATTTATCGTGTTGATAGGCATGCAAGTTTTCCTATTTCAAAACATTGGTTACTACAATCTGGTCGCGGCATTTCCTTACATTTTATTTGTTTTTTTGCTCCCAACGGGAACGCCTAATTTTTTGGTTTATTTGATCGCATTTCTAACTGGACTTACCGTAGATTCTTTTTATGATACTCTAGGCATCAATACCGCGGCCTGTGTGGCATTAGCTGCTTTCCGAATTTTCTTCATGAAAATTACACTCGAAGTGGAAGAACGCGAGTCTTTTTTCACCCCAATGTTGGGATTCATGAATATCCGTTGGTTCTTTTCTTATATCTTCTTCGGAACATTGATTCATCATACATTTTTGTATCTCTTAGAATCTTTTTCCTTCCAACACCTCCAATACACCTTATTGAGTATCGTTTTAAGTTGTATATTTACGGTAATTATCATGCTATTATTTAGCATATTATTCTATAAAAAGAAAGATCGGTTATAG
- the mrdA gene encoding penicillin-binding protein 2, with protein sequence MNSFFARKYVVSGIFIAITLTLMARLFYLQIIDDSYIHSANSNVMRKVIVYPARGVILDRKGKVLVQNEPVYDLMVTPREVKEIDTALFCKLIDIDKEGFIKRMEKARIHSPYRASIFEKQLSVRTWAQYQEYQYQFRGFYVQKRTIRSYPDSIAAQFLGYVSEVNDKDIERSNGFYRSGDYIGRSGVERSYEDLIRGKRGVNNLMVDALNRPKGVFMEGKYDTLAVAGEGLVSSLDKDLQILGENLMKNKLGSIVAIEPATGEILAYVSSPSYNPNMMVGRQSGNNYMKLLKDETKPLFNRPIQASYPPGSVFKVVSALTAQQAGVIDRNTVFFCPHGYSYGGGRGWMGCTHYHGSTTLQRSVAVSCNTYYGFTYAKMIDGRGLSGPKAYDLWRNAVTQFGIGHKLGIDLPGEKPGLLPTSDFYTKRYGNDKWRSSFNISLSIGQGEMGITPLQMANIMAIVANKGFYYRPHLIKGIGEKKIAKKEFTEKISAGVDEKYYPVVIQGMSDAVNTPEGTAWSNRIPGIEMCGKTGTAQNPHGENHAVFFAFAPRENPKIAIAVFVENAGYGGTWAGPIASMMVEKYLKDTITAPKYIQDRIYNANFLPAPKKVVDPKASKDVKKTDSVKSKTDTLKSKRQLAALTKPKETIVHHSEIKRRYE encoded by the coding sequence ATGAACAGTTTTTTTGCGCGCAAGTACGTCGTTTCCGGAATCTTTATCGCCATCACATTGACGCTGATGGCCCGCTTATTTTATTTACAGATCATAGACGATTCGTACATACACTCTGCCAACAGTAATGTGATGCGCAAGGTCATTGTGTACCCTGCGCGAGGCGTTATATTGGACCGGAAAGGAAAGGTGCTGGTTCAGAACGAACCGGTATATGACCTTATGGTCACCCCTCGTGAAGTAAAAGAAATTGATACGGCACTGTTTTGCAAATTGATAGATATCGATAAAGAAGGCTTTATCAAACGGATGGAAAAGGCTAGAATACATTCGCCTTATCGTGCATCTATTTTTGAAAAACAGCTTTCTGTACGGACATGGGCCCAATATCAGGAGTATCAATATCAATTTCGGGGTTTCTATGTGCAGAAGAGAACAATCAGAAGTTATCCCGATAGCATAGCGGCTCAGTTTTTGGGTTATGTCAGTGAGGTAAATGACAAGGATATTGAACGTTCCAATGGATTTTATCGCAGCGGTGACTATATCGGCCGCAGCGGCGTAGAGCGTTCCTATGAAGACCTCATTCGTGGGAAACGCGGTGTTAACAATTTGATGGTCGACGCGCTGAATCGCCCCAAGGGTGTATTTATGGAGGGAAAATACGACACCCTCGCTGTTGCAGGGGAAGGGCTGGTTTCCTCTTTGGATAAAGACCTTCAAATTCTAGGGGAAAACCTGATGAAAAATAAATTGGGATCCATAGTCGCTATCGAGCCTGCAACGGGTGAAATCTTGGCTTATGTCAGCAGCCCGAGCTATAATCCAAACATGATGGTGGGACGACAATCTGGCAATAATTATATGAAATTATTAAAGGATGAAACGAAACCGCTGTTTAACCGTCCTATTCAAGCTTCTTACCCACCCGGATCTGTATTTAAGGTAGTATCTGCATTGACTGCGCAACAAGCGGGTGTGATTGATCGCAATACGGTATTCTTCTGCCCGCATGGATACAGTTATGGTGGTGGACGTGGATGGATGGGCTGTACCCACTATCATGGATCAACTACTTTACAGCGATCGGTAGCCGTATCATGCAATACTTATTATGGTTTTACGTATGCCAAAATGATTGATGGACGTGGCCTTTCGGGACCTAAAGCTTATGATTTATGGCGCAATGCAGTGACGCAGTTTGGAATTGGTCATAAATTGGGCATTGATCTACCCGGAGAGAAACCAGGTTTATTGCCGACATCAGATTTTTATACCAAACGATACGGTAACGATAAATGGCGTTCAAGTTTTAACATTTCTTTATCCATCGGACAAGGGGAAATGGGAATAACGCCATTGCAAATGGCCAATATCATGGCTATCGTTGCTAATAAAGGATTTTACTACAGACCGCATTTGATTAAAGGAATTGGAGAAAAGAAAATTGCCAAGAAGGAATTCACGGAAAAAATCAGTGCCGGTGTCGATGAAAAATACTATCCTGTAGTTATTCAGGGCATGAGCGATGCTGTCAATACACCTGAAGGAACAGCTTGGTCCAATCGTATTCCGGGTATTGAAATGTGCGGAAAAACAGGTACGGCTCAGAACCCGCATGGAGAAAACCATGCTGTTTTCTTTGCTTTTGCGCCGCGGGAAAATCCTAAAATCGCCATTGCTGTTTTTGTTGAAAATGCAGGTTATGGTGGGACATGGGCAGGACCTATTGCCAGTATGATGGTCGAGAAATACCTCAAAGACACCATCACTGCCCCTAAGTATATCCAGGACCGCATCTATAATGCAAATTTTCTTCCTGCGCCTAAAAAAGTGGTGGATCCAAAGGCTTCTAAGGATGTAAAAAAAACGGACTCAGTTAAATCCAAAACGGACACGTTAAAATCTAAACGGCAGCTGGCCGCTTTGACAAAACCAAAAGAAACAATTGTTCACCATAGCGAGATAAAGAGAAGATATGAATAA
- the rodA gene encoding rod shape-determining protein RodA — protein MNNQKTSFFGKIDWLTITLWLALCLIGLFNIRAAVFNPELPNFFTLGTNYGKQSLYLVSAIILGVSILIIDAKFFSSASPIFYGITAVLLVIVLVVGRNVGGNQAWIDLGFFRLQPSEFAKLSTCLLLANFLSSQSNKAPTMQTLAMGAGIVLFPVFLVMLQPDTGSALAFFSLIFVFYREGYVNNELLIFGGLCILLFVLALLVNPWILILVLALLIGLVMWNYRKRRKYIINLSILFAACAVFILCVDLVYDHVLQSHQRDRIDIILGKMEDPKGKGYNLNQSKIAIGSGQLLGKGYLQGTQTKYNFVPEQSTDFIFCTVGEEWGFVGSVTLLLIYLTLLLRIIHIAERQRSAFARIYAYGVASILFFHLFINIGMTIGIVPVIGIPLPFISYGGSSLWSFTILLFIMLKFDSNRKGIV, from the coding sequence ATGAATAATCAAAAAACAAGTTTCTTTGGAAAGATAGACTGGCTGACCATAACCCTTTGGCTTGCGCTATGCTTAATCGGCTTATTCAATATCCGCGCGGCTGTGTTTAACCCCGAACTTCCCAATTTCTTTACGTTGGGTACGAATTATGGAAAACAGTCTTTATATCTTGTTTCCGCTATTATCTTGGGGGTGTCCATTTTGATCATAGACGCTAAATTTTTCAGCTCAGCCTCACCAATATTTTACGGTATAACTGCTGTATTGCTTGTGATCGTGTTGGTCGTCGGACGAAATGTTGGTGGAAACCAGGCCTGGATCGACCTCGGTTTTTTCCGCTTACAGCCTTCGGAGTTTGCGAAACTTTCTACCTGCCTGTTGCTGGCCAACTTTTTAAGTTCTCAAAGCAATAAAGCTCCAACGATGCAAACTTTAGCTATGGGAGCCGGTATAGTATTATTTCCTGTATTTCTGGTGATGTTACAACCCGATACTGGATCTGCCCTCGCATTCTTTTCGTTGATTTTTGTGTTCTACCGGGAGGGCTATGTGAATAATGAACTTCTGATATTTGGAGGTCTCTGCATTTTGCTTTTCGTACTTGCTTTATTGGTCAATCCATGGATACTTATTTTGGTTTTGGCATTACTCATTGGCCTCGTGATGTGGAACTACCGCAAGAGAAGGAAATACATTATTAATCTCAGTATACTTTTTGCGGCATGTGCAGTATTTATTCTCTGTGTAGACCTCGTGTATGATCATGTCTTACAATCACATCAACGTGATCGTATTGACATCATTTTAGGCAAAATGGAAGATCCTAAGGGAAAGGGCTATAATTTGAATCAGTCTAAAATTGCAATTGGATCGGGACAGCTTTTGGGAAAAGGTTATTTACAGGGAACCCAGACAAAATATAATTTCGTACCTGAGCAAAGTACAGATTTTATTTTCTGTACGGTTGGAGAGGAATGGGGCTTTGTCGGATCGGTTACCTTATTACTAATCTATCTTACGCTACTGTTACGCATTATTCACATTGCCGAACGACAGCGTTCGGCCTTCGCCAGGATATATGCTTATGGTGTAGCCTCTATTCTATTTTTTCACTTGTTTATCAATATCGGCATGACAATAGGTATTGTACCCGTTATCGGGATACCACTACCTTTTATCAGCTACGGAGGTTCATCTTTGTGGAGTTTCACGATCTTGCTGTTCATCATGCTTAAATTTGATTCAAATCGAAAAGGAATTGTCTAA
- a CDS encoding nucleoside phosphorylase — protein MINESELVLNADGSIYHLNLLPEDLANTVITVGDPDRVAKVSAHFDRIELKKGKREFITHTGYLGNKRLTVISTGIGTDNIDIVLNELDALANIDFASRTVKSVLTSLDIIRIGTSGAVQQDVEMGTILASSYGIGLDALMNYYEGTYNDEEKELEAELGRHFSALNLQPYVAKGSRSLQEQIAFDLPKGITLTAPGFYAPQGRNLRANNSIPNFLSLVNSFHYKALRLTNLEMETAGIYALANLFGHQALSINAILANRVNGHFSATPEQVVDKAIQLVLGRI, from the coding sequence ATGATTAACGAATCGGAATTAGTTTTGAATGCAGATGGCAGTATTTATCATCTGAATTTGTTGCCAGAAGACCTGGCCAATACCGTAATTACTGTAGGCGATCCAGACCGGGTGGCGAAAGTTTCGGCGCACTTTGATCGCATTGAACTCAAAAAGGGGAAGCGTGAATTTATTACACATACCGGGTATTTGGGGAATAAACGGCTGACCGTAATATCCACCGGTATAGGTACGGATAATATAGACATCGTATTAAATGAACTGGATGCACTTGCAAATATTGATTTTGCCAGCAGAACCGTCAAGTCCGTGCTGACCTCGCTGGATATAATACGCATCGGAACTTCAGGCGCTGTACAACAAGATGTAGAAATGGGAACTATTTTGGCCTCTTCTTACGGTATAGGTCTTGATGCCTTGATGAACTATTATGAGGGTACTTATAACGATGAGGAAAAAGAGCTTGAGGCGGAATTAGGTAGGCATTTTTCGGCATTGAACTTGCAGCCTTATGTTGCCAAAGGGAGTAGAAGTCTTCAGGAACAGATAGCTTTTGATCTTCCCAAGGGGATCACATTAACCGCACCAGGTTTTTATGCACCACAGGGGCGTAATTTGCGGGCGAATAATAGCATTCCTAATTTTTTGAGTTTAGTAAATTCTTTTCATTACAAAGCGCTACGCTTAACTAACCTGGAGATGGAAACCGCCGGTATTTATGCATTGGCCAATCTATTTGGACATCAAGCTTTATCCATCAATGCTATTTTGGCAAATAGGGTGAACGGCCATTTTTCCGCTACGCCCGAACAAGTAGTCGATAAAGCTATACAGCTCGTTCTAGGACGCATTTAA
- a CDS encoding YigZ family protein: MSLFEDTYRTIDAKYEGIFRDKGSKFIAYAFPFKSEEQLKDLILEVKAIHPKARHHCWAYRLTPDRAVFRVNDDGEPSGTAGRPILNVLLSMDVTNITVIVVRYFGGTLLGVPGLINAYKSATQDALNQAEIIERTVNDHYGITFDYLHMNDVMRIIKEEGVGVEKQEFDNQCYLEFEVRKTQVNRIVDRFTKIEGCQLTYLYTL, from the coding sequence ATGAGTTTATTTGAAGATACTTACCGGACTATTGATGCAAAATACGAGGGAATTTTTAGAGATAAGGGCAGTAAATTTATTGCTTATGCTTTTCCATTTAAATCCGAAGAGCAATTAAAAGATCTGATTTTGGAAGTGAAAGCGATTCATCCGAAAGCGAGACACCATTGTTGGGCTTATCGTCTCACGCCAGATCGTGCTGTCTTTCGTGTGAATGATGATGGAGAACCGTCGGGAACAGCAGGACGCCCAATTTTAAATGTGCTATTGTCTATGGATGTCACCAACATTACTGTGATTGTTGTACGATATTTTGGCGGTACATTGTTGGGCGTGCCAGGTTTGATTAATGCCTACAAATCGGCCACCCAAGACGCTTTGAACCAAGCAGAAATTATCGAGCGTACAGTGAATGACCATTATGGTATTACCTTCGATTACCTCCATATGAATGATGTTATGCGGATAATTAAGGAAGAAGGCGTAGGAGTTGAAAAACAGGAATTTGACAATCAATGTTATTTGGAGTTTGAAGTCCGAAAAACGCAGGTCAATCGAATTGTTGATCGGTTCACTAAAATTGAGGGCTGTCAGTTAACTTATTTATATACGCTATGA
- a CDS encoding EamA family transporter — protein sequence MIFVLFSVICSVTVAVLLKLAKQNGVETKQVIVWNYPMAVALAYFVLQPNLKSLVWDAMPVTLYTILAILLPGMFVFIALSIRYGGLVKTEIAQRLSLFIPLLASFFFFHEKMEGHKMLGIALGLLAILCSIGWQKNEHSGSMGDSRYKALYPLLVFIGMGIIDILFKQVALHVNIPYISSMFIIFVMAMFIAMVLLLYFLFVEKQRFSKQAVGYGLVLGVFNFCNILFYMKAHRALPDNPSVVFTGMNIGVISLGALIGVLFFKERLSLLNYLGIALSIVSVLIIAYL from the coding sequence ATGATTTTTGTTTTATTCAGTGTCATCTGTAGCGTAACCGTTGCTGTTTTATTAAAATTGGCAAAACAAAATGGAGTCGAAACCAAACAAGTTATCGTTTGGAATTACCCCATGGCGGTTGCACTGGCTTATTTTGTATTGCAACCGAATCTAAAATCGCTCGTATGGGATGCTATGCCGGTTACGTTGTATACGATTCTGGCGATATTACTTCCAGGGATGTTTGTTTTTATAGCTTTGTCCATTCGCTATGGTGGTTTGGTCAAGACAGAGATTGCACAACGCTTATCGTTGTTTATTCCCTTGCTTGCATCATTTTTCTTCTTTCATGAAAAAATGGAGGGACATAAGATGCTCGGAATAGCCCTTGGTTTATTGGCTATCCTATGTTCTATTGGCTGGCAAAAAAATGAGCATAGTGGCTCGATGGGAGATAGTCGTTATAAAGCGCTTTATCCATTATTGGTATTTATCGGTATGGGCATAATTGATATCCTCTTCAAACAGGTCGCCTTGCATGTTAATATACCTTATATCAGTTCCATGTTTATTATCTTTGTGATGGCGATGTTTATTGCAATGGTGCTGTTGCTGTATTTCCTTTTTGTGGAAAAGCAACGTTTTTCAAAGCAAGCTGTGGGATATGGATTGGTTTTGGGCGTATTTAACTTCTGTAACATCCTATTCTATATGAAAGCGCATCGTGCCCTACCAGACAATCCATCAGTCGTATTTACTGGGATGAATATTGGTGTGATCTCATTGGGCGCTCTAATTGGCGTCTTATTTTTTAAAGAAAGGTTATCATTATTGAATTATCTAGGCATAGCGCTTTCTATTGTTTCAGTTTTAATCATAGCATATCTATGA
- a CDS encoding thermonuclease family protein, which translates to MLKRSNFYVRVCMICFLLTGFTFKGEEKEARVKRVIDGDTFVIENGTSKGEKVRLIGVDAPETRRTARKEIGYYGQEAKQYLTAMLNGKSVKLVFDIGKRDRYGRLLAYVYIGKKFVNRDLVEQGYAVPIR; encoded by the coding sequence ATGCTAAAACGAAGTAATTTTTATGTACGTGTATGTATGATCTGTTTTTTATTGACAGGTTTTACTTTTAAAGGAGAGGAAAAAGAAGCGAGGGTAAAGCGCGTTATCGATGGCGATACCTTTGTCATTGAAAATGGAACCTCAAAAGGGGAGAAAGTTAGGCTGATAGGGGTAGATGCCCCGGAAACGAGGCGGACGGCACGCAAGGAAATCGGTTACTATGGTCAAGAAGCAAAGCAGTATTTAACGGCAATGTTGAATGGAAAAAGTGTTAAGTTAGTCTTTGACATTGGAAAACGGGATCGGTATGGAAGACTTCTTGCCTATGTGTATATTGGAAAGAAATTCGTCAATCGGGATTTGGTTGAACAGGGTTATGCAGTTCCTATACGCTAG
- a CDS encoding prephenate dehydratase — protein MSLKIAIQGAKASFHEEAAFKFFGREVEIVECDSFKKTCELLKQRKVDYIVMAIENSIAGSLLPNYNLLRDYKFHITGEVYLNIQQNLMVLPGVKLKDIKHIESHPIAIRQCEEFLSELEGVRITEGSDTAATAKMIAERKLTDTAAIAGTLAAEIYGLEILEKRIETNKKNATRFLVLSNEVVEHKNANKASLSFQTGNTVGSLATILQCFAEQNINLSKIQSMPVIGKRNEYDFFVDVEWKKQTDYEAAIRKVLKHSVNFNIMGEYVKNEKL, from the coding sequence ATGAGTTTAAAAATTGCAATACAGGGAGCAAAGGCTTCATTTCATGAAGAGGCCGCATTTAAATTTTTCGGAAGAGAAGTTGAAATTGTAGAATGTGATTCATTTAAAAAAACTTGTGAATTGCTGAAGCAAAGAAAAGTCGACTATATCGTTATGGCGATCGAAAATTCAATTGCAGGAAGTCTATTACCGAATTATAATTTATTAAGAGATTACAAGTTCCATATTACTGGTGAAGTTTACCTAAACATCCAACAGAATCTCATGGTATTGCCAGGCGTTAAATTAAAGGATATTAAACACATCGAATCGCATCCAATTGCCATTCGCCAATGTGAAGAATTTCTTTCTGAACTTGAAGGTGTACGTATAACCGAGGGATCTGATACCGCTGCAACTGCGAAAATGATTGCGGAGCGAAAATTAACGGATACTGCTGCAATCGCTGGGACATTGGCCGCTGAAATCTATGGTCTTGAAATATTAGAAAAGAGAATCGAAACCAATAAAAAGAACGCAACGCGTTTCCTCGTATTATCTAATGAGGTTGTCGAACATAAGAATGCCAATAAAGCGTCATTATCATTCCAAACAGGAAATACAGTAGGATCTCTGGCGACTATTTTACAATGCTTTGCCGAACAGAATATCAACTTGAGCAAAATTCAGTCAATGCCGGTAATCGGAAAACGCAATGAATATGATTTTTTCGTTGACGTAGAATGGAAAAAACAAACAGACTACGAAGCAGCAATACGTAAAGTACTCAAACATAGTGTCAATTTCAATATTATGGGCGAGTATGTCAAAAACGAAAAACTATAA
- a CDS encoding chorismate mutase yields MKNTLDITPLKSWLDTGDKPLIIAGPCSAETEEQLVSTAHLLANTGKVNILRAGIWKPRTRPGEFEGIGSIGLEWLKRAKEETGLFTATEVATAKHVEEALAAGVDVLWVGARSTANPFTVQEIADALQGVDIPVFVKNPVNPDLSLWIGALERINRAGIKKLGAIHRGFSSYEKTAFRNEPMWDLAIQLKTACPNLPIINDPSHICGNRELLPYIAQKAMDMDMQGLIIESHIDPSVAWTDAKQQVTPAALAELIDHLTLRKAASDNPSFEDKLAELRSNIDKLDDLIIQKIGERMKIAEKIGEYKRDNNVTILQVNRWDEIVQKRTKLAEALSLGSEFATKFLELIHNESIRKQNVVMNTQEQPTAEA; encoded by the coding sequence ATGAAAAATACATTAGACATCACTCCTTTAAAATCTTGGTTGGACACAGGAGACAAACCTTTAATTATCGCAGGCCCTTGTAGTGCAGAAACAGAAGAGCAGCTGGTATCAACAGCGCATTTGTTGGCAAATACCGGAAAAGTAAATATTTTACGTGCTGGTATCTGGAAACCACGTACTCGTCCGGGAGAATTTGAAGGTATCGGTTCAATTGGTTTGGAGTGGTTGAAAAGAGCGAAAGAAGAAACAGGTTTATTCACAGCTACTGAAGTTGCTACAGCAAAACACGTGGAAGAAGCTTTGGCTGCTGGTGTGGATGTACTATGGGTAGGTGCACGTTCAACTGCCAATCCATTTACCGTGCAAGAAATTGCTGATGCTTTACAAGGTGTAGATATTCCAGTATTTGTTAAAAACCCTGTAAACCCAGATTTATCGTTGTGGATCGGTGCATTGGAACGTATCAACCGTGCTGGTATCAAAAAATTAGGTGCTATCCATAGAGGTTTCTCTTCTTACGAGAAAACAGCATTCCGTAATGAACCAATGTGGGATTTAGCGATTCAGTTAAAAACTGCTTGTCCTAATCTACCGATCATCAACGACCCAAGCCACATCTGTGGAAACCGCGAATTGTTACCATACATCGCACAAAAAGCAATGGATATGGATATGCAAGGATTGATCATCGAATCACATATTGATCCATCTGTCGCTTGGACTGACGCAAAACAACAAGTAACGCCAGCTGCATTGGCCGAGTTGATCGACCACTTGACGTTACGTAAAGCAGCTTCTGACAATCCTTCCTTCGAAGATAAATTAGCAGAATTGCGTAGCAACATCGACAAATTAGATGATTTGATCATCCAAAAAATTGGTGAACGCATGAAAATAGCGGAGAAAATAGGTGAATACAAACGCGATAACAACGTGACAATTTTGCAAGTTAACCGTTGGGATGAGATTGTTCAAAAACGCACCAAATTAGCAGAGGCGCTTTCGTTGGGAAGTGAGTTTGCGACAAAATTCCTCGAATTGATTCACAACGAATCTATTCGCAAACAAAATGTGGTCATGAACACTCAGGAACAACCAACAGCAGAAGCATAA
- the aroA gene encoding 3-phosphoshikimate 1-carboxyvinyltransferase — MNQQVITLTHPSKKIQGTVQLTGSKSESNRALIIQSLSKGQVEIANLSEAADTVTLNRVLQIASDPKPGFNTIDIGPAGTAMRFLTAYLNLVKGNFILTGTERMQQRPIGILVDAMKEIGADIHYDKKVGYPPLKIEGGLFQEKDRVKIKGNISSQYISALLLIAPALKKGLTLEIEGELTSRPYVSMTLDMLKSVGIQHEWKNNAIKIAPQAFEKQTIYVEPDWSAASYWYAIVALADANASIVLPGLRKNSLQGDIAIISIMEHFGVQSSFESDGLHLNKKVIGSDVSLFNFKECPDLAQTVVVVAAALKRDASFTGLETLKIKETDRIAALQKEIAKFGAELIEDGDTYHLKTAQVYQPEEVTFDTYEDHRMAMAFAPLALVFDQIKIAEPQVVEKSYPDFWNHLQAQAFVIE, encoded by the coding sequence ATGAATCAACAAGTCATCACGCTGACGCATCCTTCAAAAAAAATACAGGGTACGGTTCAACTCACAGGTTCAAAATCTGAGAGCAACCGTGCTCTTATTATCCAGTCATTGAGTAAAGGACAAGTTGAAATAGCCAACCTTTCTGAAGCTGCAGATACGGTAACGTTAAACCGTGTGCTACAAATTGCTTCAGATCCGAAACCAGGATTCAACACAATTGACATCGGTCCAGCGGGAACGGCCATGCGATTCTTAACGGCTTACCTCAACCTTGTCAAAGGAAATTTTATCCTTACAGGTACTGAACGCATGCAACAGCGTCCTATAGGTATATTAGTTGATGCCATGAAAGAAATTGGTGCAGACATCCACTATGACAAGAAAGTCGGATACCCTCCTTTGAAAATTGAGGGCGGGCTGTTTCAAGAAAAAGACCGCGTCAAGATTAAAGGTAATATCAGCAGCCAATATATATCAGCCCTCTTATTAATTGCACCTGCATTAAAAAAAGGGCTTACTTTAGAGATTGAGGGTGAATTAACCTCCAGACCTTATGTATCAATGACCTTGGATATGCTGAAAAGTGTCGGGATTCAGCATGAATGGAAAAACAATGCGATTAAAATTGCGCCGCAGGCATTTGAGAAACAAACAATATATGTCGAGCCAGATTGGAGCGCTGCTTCCTATTGGTACGCTATCGTCGCACTAGCAGATGCAAACGCATCGATCGTATTGCCCGGATTAAGAAAAAACAGCTTACAGGGTGATATTGCCATTATAAGCATTATGGAGCATTTTGGTGTACAATCGAGCTTTGAATCGGACGGATTACACTTAAATAAAAAGGTAATCGGTTCGGATGTAAGCTTATTTAACTTTAAAGAATGTCCCGATCTCGCACAAACTGTAGTTGTTGTAGCGGCTGCGTTAAAACGAGATGCATCTTTTACGGGCTTGGAGACCTTAAAAATTAAGGAGACTGACCGTATCGCGGCACTACAAAAGGAAATTGCTAAATTTGGAGCCGAGCTAATTGAAGATGGCGATACCTACCATCTGAAAACAGCGCAGGTATATCAGCCTGAAGAGGTTACTTTCGATACTTACGAAGATCATCGCATGGCGATGGCGTTCGCACCACTGGCATTAGTTTTCGACCAGATTAAGATTGCTGAACCTCAAGTTGTAGAAAAATCATATCCTGATTTTTGGAATCATTTACAGGCGCAAGCTTTTGTCATTGAATAG